The proteins below are encoded in one region of Aquisphaera giovannonii:
- the trxA gene encoding thioredoxin — protein sequence MAGSVKEFTDANWKSEVLDSTIPVVVDFWAPWCGPCRNLAPTIEKLAGEFEGKVKIGKLNTDENQDTPGSLRISAIPTVLVFQQGKEVDRLVGVNPEGKFKAALAKLGVS from the coding sequence ATGGCCGGCAGCGTGAAGGAGTTTACCGACGCCAACTGGAAGTCGGAAGTCCTCGATTCGACGATTCCCGTCGTCGTCGATTTCTGGGCTCCCTGGTGCGGGCCGTGCCGCAACCTCGCCCCGACCATCGAGAAGCTCGCGGGCGAGTTCGAGGGCAAGGTCAAGATCGGCAAGCTGAACACGGACGAGAACCAGGACACGCCCGGCAGCCTGCGGATCTCCGCGATCCCGACGGTCCTCGTCTTCCAGCAGGGCAAGGAGGTCGATCGCCTGGTCGGCGTCAATCCCGAGGGCAAGTTCAAGGCCGCCCTGGCGAAGCTCGGCGTCTCCTAA
- the cax gene encoding calcium/proton exchanger produces MNWLRLLLVASPVAIGLRFADAPAIWLFAASALAIIPLAGLMGESTEQLAHRLGPGVGGLLNATFGNAAELIIALFALFKGYDEVVKASLTGSIIGNVLLVLGASMLAGGLKYRSQHFNQTAAGVGATMLVLAAFGLLIPAIFHELPEVSRADVELEHELSVGVSLLLMATYLGHLVFSLVTHKDLFNPKGKEPDLSEGPPWSSRKAIAVLLAATLAVAWMSEILVGAVERASDTMGMNHVFVGVVLVAIVGNAAEHSTAVLVALKNQMDLAVGIAVGSGLQIALFVAPVLVFASYLRAEPMDLRFTTLEIVAVILAVLTARMVAEDGESNWLEGLMLLMVYGILGLAFFFLPDLARRGGRKDAEGPPPAASAAESPGHAPAAEPRRAPAPG; encoded by the coding sequence GTGAACTGGCTCCGGCTGCTCCTCGTGGCCTCCCCGGTGGCGATCGGGCTGCGGTTCGCGGACGCGCCGGCGATCTGGCTCTTCGCGGCCTCCGCGCTGGCGATCATCCCCCTGGCCGGGCTGATGGGCGAGTCCACGGAGCAGCTCGCCCACCGGCTCGGGCCCGGCGTCGGCGGCCTCCTCAACGCCACGTTCGGGAACGCGGCGGAGCTGATCATCGCCCTCTTCGCCCTGTTCAAAGGATATGACGAGGTCGTCAAGGCCTCGCTCACCGGCAGCATCATCGGCAACGTGCTCCTGGTGCTGGGCGCCAGCATGCTCGCCGGGGGGTTGAAGTATCGGTCGCAGCACTTCAACCAGACCGCGGCGGGCGTGGGCGCGACCATGCTCGTCCTGGCGGCCTTCGGCCTGCTCATCCCGGCGATCTTCCACGAGCTGCCCGAGGTCTCGCGGGCGGACGTCGAGCTGGAGCACGAGCTGAGCGTCGGCGTGTCCCTCCTCCTCATGGCCACCTACCTGGGGCACCTGGTCTTCAGCCTGGTGACGCACAAGGACCTGTTCAATCCCAAGGGCAAGGAGCCGGACCTCTCGGAGGGGCCGCCGTGGTCGTCGAGGAAGGCGATCGCCGTCCTCCTGGCCGCGACGCTCGCCGTCGCCTGGATGAGCGAGATCCTGGTCGGCGCCGTCGAGAGGGCGAGCGACACCATGGGGATGAACCACGTCTTCGTCGGGGTCGTCCTGGTCGCCATCGTCGGCAACGCGGCCGAGCACTCCACGGCGGTGCTCGTGGCCCTCAAGAACCAGATGGACCTGGCGGTCGGGATCGCGGTCGGCTCGGGCCTCCAGATCGCCCTCTTCGTCGCGCCGGTGCTCGTCTTCGCGAGCTACCTCCGGGCCGAGCCGATGGACCTGCGGTTCACCACCCTGGAGATCGTCGCCGTGATCCTGGCCGTGCTCACCGCCCGGATGGTGGCGGAGGACGGCGAGTCGAACTGGCTGGAAGGGCTGATGCTGCTGATGGTCTACGGGATCCTCGGCCTCGCGTTCTTCTTCCTGCCCGACCTGGCCCGGCGCGGCGGCCGGAAGGACGCGGAGGGGCCGCCCCCCGCGGCGAGCGCCGCGGAGTCCCCGGGCCACGCCCCGGCGGCGGAGCCGCGGCGAGCCCCGGCGCCCGGGTGA
- a CDS encoding zinc ribbon domain-containing protein, whose translation MSATADVLRDLHILHQRAKAIRDRMASVPKTLSARKNALAARQAELEKARKALQDAKVALKKNEHSLQAQQAKIDDLKVKLNLVKKNEEYRALQNQIAHDKASMSKVEDEILKGYEAIEDQSKAVAAVEAEVQAMATELAAMQADIDAQAVGQKAQLDELEAAIAGAEGSIPADDRERYRRTVRQFGADALAACEGGACLGCFTAVPPQMVNHLITADMLVFCKSCGRLLYLGEEDAKPTVKKSKARG comes from the coding sequence ATGTCCGCGACCGCCGATGTCCTCCGCGACCTCCACATCCTCCACCAGCGGGCGAAGGCCATCCGCGACCGGATGGCCTCGGTACCCAAGACCCTGAGCGCGCGGAAGAACGCCCTCGCGGCCCGGCAGGCCGAGCTCGAGAAGGCCCGCAAGGCGCTCCAGGACGCCAAGGTGGCGCTCAAGAAGAACGAGCACTCGCTCCAGGCCCAGCAGGCCAAGATCGACGACCTCAAGGTCAAGCTGAATTTGGTGAAGAAGAATGAGGAATACCGCGCCCTCCAGAACCAGATCGCGCACGACAAGGCGTCGATGAGCAAGGTCGAGGACGAGATCCTCAAGGGCTACGAGGCCATCGAGGACCAGTCCAAGGCGGTCGCGGCGGTCGAGGCGGAGGTCCAGGCGATGGCCACGGAGCTGGCCGCCATGCAGGCCGACATCGACGCCCAGGCCGTCGGCCAGAAGGCGCAGCTCGACGAGCTCGAGGCCGCGATCGCGGGCGCCGAGGGCTCGATCCCGGCCGACGACCGCGAGCGCTACCGGCGGACCGTCCGCCAGTTCGGCGCCGACGCCCTGGCGGCCTGCGAGGGGGGCGCCTGCCTCGGCTGCTTCACCGCGGTGCCGCCCCAGATGGTGAACCACCTGATCACCGCCGACATGCTCGTCTTCTGCAAGAGCTGCGGCCGGCTCCTCTACCTCGGCGAGGAGGACGCCAAGCCGACCGTCAAGAAGAGCAAGGCCCGGGGCTGA